In a single window of the Rhodococcus qingshengii JCM 15477 genome:
- a CDS encoding DUF3800 domain-containing protein has protein sequence MLLAYIDEIGETGAFVARDHARFNTSPAFGYAGLILPADNARKFGQIFTLKKREIFKTEIEKAEHPGRWERKGASIFRPDTFDKYRQQIRVFNTLVRSVRSLDGALFYYAAEKPLGTPKQTDLDTDARETAAMREALNRIARYADYKGSNVMVMIDQINEKTRAARLPAMYEHILGRASGYPEMKRIIEPPMHIDSVLSSNIQFSDWIAACVTRAIEYQIIKESPYQWVTGDNALPSVRGAFTHESKIHLWQRDLSDLNHSDIFRSDRLLHPAAAGQLVGDQLPADRFRRMKAAAERAQIRQ, from the coding sequence ATGCTGCTGGCGTACATTGACGAGATCGGCGAGACAGGGGCATTCGTTGCGCGCGATCACGCTCGCTTCAACACCAGTCCCGCGTTCGGCTACGCCGGCCTGATCCTTCCCGCTGACAATGCTCGAAAGTTCGGTCAAATCTTCACGCTGAAAAAGCGGGAGATCTTCAAAACCGAGATCGAGAAGGCAGAGCACCCTGGACGGTGGGAACGTAAGGGCGCGAGTATCTTTCGTCCCGACACTTTCGACAAGTATCGGCAACAGATCCGAGTATTCAACACTTTGGTGCGCAGCGTACGCAGCCTCGACGGCGCCCTCTTCTACTACGCCGCGGAAAAACCTCTCGGAACCCCGAAACAGACGGACCTCGATACGGACGCCCGAGAAACAGCTGCGATGCGCGAAGCGCTCAACCGCATCGCCCGGTACGCCGACTACAAAGGCTCGAACGTGATGGTCATGATCGATCAGATCAACGAGAAGACGCGCGCAGCTCGGCTGCCGGCCATGTACGAGCACATCTTGGGTCGTGCGAGCGGATATCCGGAAATGAAGCGGATCATCGAGCCGCCAATGCACATAGACAGTGTCCTGAGTTCGAACATTCAGTTCTCCGACTGGATTGCCGCATGTGTAACGAGAGCGATCGAGTACCAGATCATCAAGGAATCCCCCTACCAGTGGGTGACGGGGGACAACGCACTCCCGTCGGTCAGGGGCGCATTCACTCATGAGTCGAAGATCCACTTGTGGCAGCGTGACCTTTCCGATCTCAATCACTCCGACATCTTCCGCAGTGATCGACTGCTGCATCCGGCGGCGGCGGGACAGTTGGTCGGCGACCAACTTCCGGCCGATCGATTCCGTCGGATGAAGGCCGCGGCCGAGCGAGCACAGATCCGACAGTAA